One stretch of Streptomyces sp. R21 DNA includes these proteins:
- a CDS encoding 5-dehydro-4-deoxyglucarate dehydratase codes for MGEGAGSVADRLRRGMGRGVLSFPLTSFHGDGSLDLDGFRAHAEDQIGAGPGALFPACGTGEFFSLDEDEYRQVVTAAVEVVGGRVPVVAGTGYGWAQAARFARIAEDAGADALLVLPHYLVAAPEDGLVRQVEQIAARTSLPLIAYQRGQVAFSADGLRRIAGIPGVIGLKDGHSDLDRLQRLTLAAPEGFLFFNGASTAEIQARAYATVGVPAYSSAVHAFAPEIAGAFHTALRDGDGGTLEKLLRDFYVPFVELRDRVPGYAVSLVKAAARVRGLPVGPVRAPLVDPSAADLADLTALLATGLDLVGAAL; via the coding sequence ATGGGTGAGGGTGCGGGGAGCGTTGCCGATCGGCTGCGGCGCGGTATGGGCCGTGGCGTTCTGTCGTTTCCGCTGACCAGCTTTCATGGGGACGGGTCTCTTGATCTCGACGGCTTTCGGGCGCATGCCGAGGATCAGATCGGCGCCGGGCCCGGGGCGCTCTTTCCCGCCTGCGGGACGGGAGAGTTCTTCTCGCTGGACGAGGACGAGTACCGGCAGGTCGTCACCGCCGCCGTCGAGGTGGTGGGTGGCCGGGTTCCCGTCGTTGCCGGGACCGGGTACGGGTGGGCGCAGGCCGCCCGGTTCGCGCGGATCGCCGAGGACGCCGGGGCCGACGCCCTGCTCGTGCTGCCGCACTATCTCGTCGCCGCGCCGGAGGACGGGCTGGTGAGGCAGGTGGAGCAGATCGCGGCTCGGACCTCGTTGCCGCTCATCGCCTATCAGCGTGGCCAAGTCGCCTTCAGTGCGGACGGGTTGAGGAGGATCGCCGGGATTCCCGGGGTCATCGGGCTGAAGGACGGGCACAGCGATCTGGACCGGTTGCAGCGGCTCACCCTTGCCGCGCCCGAAGGGTTTCTCTTCTTCAACGGCGCCTCGACCGCCGAGATCCAGGCGCGGGCGTACGCCACCGTCGGCGTCCCCGCATACTCGTCCGCGGTGCACGCCTTCGCCCCCGAGATCGCCGGCGCCTTTCACACCGCGCTGCGGGACGGGGACGGCGGGACCCTGGAGAAGCTCCTGCGGGACTTCTATGTGCCCTTCGTCGAACTGCGGGACCGGGTGCCCGGGTACGCCGTTTCGCTGGTCAAGGCGGCCGCGCGGGTGCGGGGGCTGCCGGTGGGGCCCGTGCGTGCGCCGCTCGTCGATCCCTCGGCCGCCGATCTGGCCGACCTCACAGCTCTTCTGGCCACCGGACTCGACCTCGTAGGAGCCGCCCTGTGA
- a CDS encoding carbohydrate kinase family protein, with protein MTASNGERPYGQAHVDPLAGLRTPQDPPWDVYLTGTVFLDIVFTGLDSAPVRGTESWARGMGSSPGGVANMATALARLGLKTSLAAAFGDDHYGEYCWDALSQGEGIDLSASRTVPGWHSPVTVSMAYEGERTMVSHGHEPPPEEPAPDCPPRARAAVASLTPGTRAPWIAQAAGEGTRIFADVGWDDTGRWDLAGLADLEHCEAFLPNAEEAMRYTGADCPRAAAQALTAHVPLAVVTLGAEGAYAVDGRTGETAEVPAIAVEALDPTGAGDVFVAGFVMGTLAAWPLADRLAFAGLTAALSVQEFGGSLSAPGWSEIAAWWRRVQSYDDQDPTALRRYAFLEGLTPEVSRPWPLRRAVPTIGFRRSA; from the coding sequence GTGACCGCGTCCAACGGAGAGCGACCGTACGGCCAGGCCCATGTCGACCCACTCGCCGGGCTGCGCACCCCCCAGGACCCGCCCTGGGACGTCTATCTCACGGGCACCGTCTTCCTCGACATCGTCTTCACCGGCCTCGACTCCGCCCCGGTGCGCGGCACCGAGTCCTGGGCGCGCGGGATGGGGTCGAGTCCCGGCGGCGTCGCCAACATGGCCACCGCCCTGGCCCGCCTCGGCCTGAAGACGTCCCTCGCCGCCGCCTTCGGCGACGACCACTACGGCGAGTACTGCTGGGACGCGCTGTCCCAGGGCGAGGGCATCGACCTCTCGGCGTCGCGCACGGTGCCCGGCTGGCACTCGCCGGTGACCGTCTCGATGGCGTACGAGGGCGAGCGCACCATGGTCAGCCACGGGCACGAGCCGCCGCCCGAGGAGCCCGCACCGGACTGCCCGCCCCGCGCGCGTGCCGCCGTCGCCTCGCTCACGCCGGGCACGCGCGCCCCCTGGATCGCCCAGGCCGCGGGCGAGGGCACCCGCATCTTCGCCGACGTCGGCTGGGACGACACCGGCCGCTGGGACCTCGCCGGGCTCGCCGACCTGGAGCACTGCGAGGCGTTCCTCCCCAACGCCGAGGAGGCCATGCGCTACACCGGAGCCGACTGCCCCAGAGCGGCCGCCCAGGCCCTCACGGCGCACGTGCCGCTCGCCGTGGTGACCCTCGGCGCGGAGGGCGCCTACGCCGTGGACGGCCGCACCGGCGAGACCGCCGAGGTCCCCGCGATCGCCGTCGAGGCCCTGGACCCCACCGGTGCCGGGGACGTCTTCGTCGCCGGGTTCGTCATGGGCACCCTCGCCGCCTGGCCCCTCGCCGACCGCCTCGCCTTCGCCGGGCTGACGGCCGCCCTGTCCGTGCAGGAATTCGGCGGCTCGCTGTCCGCGCCGGGCTGGTCCGAGATCGCCGCCTGGTGGCGCAGGGTCCAGTCGTACGACGACCAGGACCCGACCGCGCTGAGACGTTACGCCTTCCTGGAGGGCCTCACCCCCGAGGTCTCGCGACCCTGGCCGCTGCGCCGGGCCGTCCCCACGATCGGGTTCCGCCGGTCGGCCTAG
- a CDS encoding MFS transporter has translation MSARTTTPWPLVALFTAGYLAAYLLPTTVGRLDAGLPLSATQAGSLGSALLLSSAAAGFVLASRVDRIGPRRLARAGLLLAAAGYGTAALTTSLPVVVAGAIVGGFGSGTATTVAAAGIAAQSDAHRVTAHGLLGVSALAGTVYLTVPHLGPGHGLPLAAIALTALLVWPTTGRLPTHAHTTPLTPRPTTDRRLPHLRPGLLLAAAMLCWSLAQNSLWGVSGRIGLTQAGLTEVTVGVVFAVALGAGLLGVLAAGALGPRLGRALPIGAGTAVIAGCIALSATATDLTTFATGEIAWNTLYPIVLSYVLGLAASLDQRGRWAVFVGSASSLGTAAGPLAGSVLAAQAGFPAMGAILAVGLLVLTLPMTAVALHTDGRRTRAPHHLHPVVEIPLDLDAHAQSPSIRQAYDTAGPRQAAAAPGPGTT, from the coding sequence GTGTCCGCCCGCACCACCACGCCCTGGCCTCTCGTCGCCCTTTTCACGGCCGGGTACCTCGCCGCGTACCTCCTGCCCACCACCGTCGGCAGACTGGACGCAGGCCTCCCCCTCTCGGCCACCCAGGCCGGCTCCCTCGGCAGCGCCCTGCTGCTGAGCTCAGCGGCAGCCGGCTTCGTGCTCGCGAGCCGCGTGGACCGCATCGGCCCACGCAGGCTGGCCCGCGCGGGCCTGCTCCTCGCCGCCGCCGGCTACGGCACGGCCGCCCTCACGACCAGCCTCCCCGTCGTCGTCGCCGGAGCGATCGTCGGCGGCTTCGGCTCCGGCACAGCCACCACGGTCGCCGCCGCCGGAATCGCCGCCCAGAGCGATGCGCACCGGGTCACCGCGCACGGCCTCCTCGGCGTCTCCGCGCTCGCGGGCACGGTCTATCTGACGGTCCCGCACCTCGGCCCGGGCCACGGCCTCCCCCTCGCCGCGATCGCCCTCACCGCACTGCTGGTGTGGCCCACCACCGGCCGCCTCCCCACCCATGCGCACACGACGCCCCTCACCCCTCGCCCGACGACGGACCGCCGCCTCCCTCACCTCCGTCCCGGCCTGCTCCTCGCCGCCGCCATGCTCTGCTGGTCCCTCGCGCAGAACTCGCTCTGGGGTGTCAGCGGCCGGATCGGCCTGACGCAGGCGGGACTCACGGAGGTCACCGTCGGTGTGGTCTTCGCCGTCGCCCTCGGCGCCGGACTGCTCGGGGTGCTCGCCGCGGGCGCGCTCGGCCCGCGGCTGGGCCGGGCGCTGCCGATCGGTGCGGGCACGGCCGTGATCGCCGGCTGCATCGCGCTCAGCGCGACCGCCACGGACCTCACGACGTTCGCGACGGGCGAGATCGCCTGGAACACGCTCTACCCGATCGTGCTGTCGTACGTACTCGGCCTCGCCGCCTCGCTCGACCAGCGCGGCCGCTGGGCGGTCTTCGTCGGCTCGGCGTCCTCACTGGGCACGGCGGCGGGCCCGCTCGCCGGCAGTGTGCTCGCCGCACAGGCCGGATTCCCGGCGATGGGCGCGATCCTGGCCGTGGGCCTGCTGGTGCTCACGCTCCCGATGACCGCGGTCGCCCTGCACACCGACGGCCGCCGCACCCGCGCCCCGCACCACCTTCACCCGGTGGTGGAGATCCCCCTGGACCTGGACGCCCACGCCCAGTCCCCCAGCATCCGCCAGGCCTACGACACGGCGGGGCCCCGGCAGGCAGCAGCCGCACCGGGGCCCGGAACCACGTAG
- a CDS encoding hemolysin family protein: MSAQIVVGAIALVVVAWLAACAEAGLARVSSFRAEEAVRSGRRGSAKLAQVAADPTRYLNVALLVRVACEMAAAALVTYECLQEFDETWQALAVAIGVMVLVSYVAVGVSPRTIGRQHPLNTATAAAYVLLPLARVMGPIPPLLILIGNALTPGKGFRRGPFASEAELRALVDLAEAESLIEDDERRMVHSVFELGDTLVREVMVPRTDLVVIERYKTIRQALTLALRSGFSRIPVTGENEDDVVGIVYLKDLARKTHISRDAESELVSTAMRPAAFVPDTKNAGDLLREMQQERNHVAVVIDEYGGTAGIVTIEDILEEIVGEITDEYDRELPPVADLGEDRYRVTARLDIGDLGELYGFEEYDDEDVETVGGLLAKALGRVPIADASAVVELPDGRELRLTAESSAGRRNKIVTVLVEPQGPADAPEEEKPE, translated from the coding sequence ATGAGCGCCCAGATCGTCGTAGGCGCCATAGCACTGGTCGTCGTCGCCTGGCTCGCCGCCTGCGCGGAGGCGGGCCTCGCGCGGGTCTCCAGCTTCCGGGCGGAGGAGGCCGTACGGTCCGGGCGGCGCGGCAGCGCGAAACTCGCCCAGGTCGCCGCCGACCCGACCCGCTATCTGAACGTGGCACTGCTGGTGCGCGTCGCCTGCGAGATGGCGGCCGCCGCGCTCGTCACCTACGAGTGCCTCCAGGAGTTCGACGAGACCTGGCAGGCCCTCGCGGTCGCGATCGGCGTGATGGTCCTCGTCTCGTACGTCGCCGTCGGTGTCTCGCCGCGCACCATCGGCCGCCAGCACCCGCTGAACACGGCGACGGCCGCGGCGTACGTGCTGCTGCCGCTCGCCCGCGTGATGGGACCGATCCCGCCCCTGCTGATCCTCATCGGCAACGCGCTCACCCCCGGCAAGGGCTTCCGCCGCGGCCCCTTCGCCTCCGAGGCGGAGCTGCGCGCGCTGGTCGACCTCGCCGAGGCCGAGTCCCTGATCGAGGACGACGAGCGCCGCATGGTGCACTCCGTCTTCGAGCTGGGCGACACCCTCGTCCGCGAGGTGATGGTCCCGCGCACCGACCTGGTCGTCATCGAGCGGTACAAGACGATCCGTCAGGCGCTCACCCTGGCGCTGCGCTCCGGCTTCTCGCGCATCCCGGTCACCGGGGAGAACGAGGACGACGTCGTCGGGATCGTGTACCTGAAGGACCTGGCCCGCAAGACGCACATCAGCCGCGACGCCGAGTCCGAACTGGTGTCGACGGCCATGCGGCCCGCCGCCTTCGTGCCCGACACCAAGAACGCGGGCGACCTGCTGCGCGAGATGCAGCAGGAGCGCAACCACGTCGCCGTCGTCATCGACGAGTACGGCGGCACGGCCGGCATCGTCACCATCGAGGACATCCTCGAGGAGATCGTCGGCGAGATCACCGACGAGTACGACCGTGAACTCCCGCCGGTCGCCGACCTAGGCGAGGACCGCTACCGGGTCACCGCCCGCCTGGACATCGGCGACCTCGGCGAGCTGTACGGCTTCGAGGAGTACGACGACGAGGACGTGGAGACCGTCGGCGGGCTGCTCGCCAAGGCCCTCGGACGCGTGCCGATCGCCGATGCCTCCGCGGTGGTGGAGCTGCCCGACGGGCGGGAGCTGCGGCTGACGGCGGAGTCCTCGGCGGGCCGCCGGAACAAGATCGTGACGGTGCTCGTCGAGCCGCAGGGCCCGGCGGACGCCCCCGAGGAGGAGAAACCGGAGTGA
- a CDS encoding cytidine deaminase, with the protein MTDSNALDPEDRKIVTLARSARARNAVPEGAAVRDETGRTYVAGTVALDSLKLSALQTAVAMAVASGAKSLEAAAVVTEAEFASAEDRAAVRDLGGPQTPVLVAGPDGTVRVTVTAG; encoded by the coding sequence ATGACCGATAGCAACGCGCTCGACCCCGAGGACCGCAAGATCGTCACCCTGGCCCGTTCCGCGCGGGCCCGCAACGCAGTGCCCGAGGGCGCGGCCGTGCGGGACGAGACGGGGCGTACGTACGTCGCCGGGACCGTCGCCCTCGACTCGCTGAAGCTGAGTGCGCTGCAGACGGCGGTGGCGATGGCGGTGGCGTCCGGGGCGAAGTCGCTGGAGGCCGCGGCCGTGGTCACGGAGGCCGAGTTCGCGTCGGCGGAGGACCGGGCGGCCGTACGGGATCTGGGTGGGCCTCAGACTCCGGTGCTGGTGGCCGGGCCCGACGGGACGGTCCGGGTCACGGTGACCGCGGGCTGA
- a CDS encoding MmcQ/YjbR family DNA-binding protein, whose amino-acid sequence MTPQQLRTFCLSFNATVEDFPFNPDTSVFKVLGKLFALTHLDGKPLTVNLKCDPDDAVRLREEYPGLIIPGWHMNKRHWNTVTVDGELPDRLVRELIEDSYDLVVAGLPKAERLRLDRP is encoded by the coding sequence GTGACCCCGCAGCAGCTGCGCACGTTCTGTCTGTCCTTCAACGCGACCGTCGAGGACTTCCCCTTCAACCCGGACACCTCGGTCTTCAAGGTGCTGGGCAAGCTCTTCGCGCTGACCCACCTGGACGGGAAGCCGCTGACGGTCAACCTGAAGTGCGACCCGGACGACGCGGTCCGGCTCCGCGAGGAGTACCCGGGGCTGATCATCCCCGGCTGGCACATGAACAAGCGGCACTGGAACACGGTGACGGTCGACGGCGAACTCCCGGACCGCCTGGTCCGGGAGCTCATCGAGGACTCGTACGACCTGGTCGTCGCCGGTCTACCGAAGGCCGAGCGCCTCCGCCTCGACCGCCCCTGA
- a CDS encoding helix-turn-helix transcriptional regulator, which produces MSRRARVTPTEAGLPDGGARRRTPGLRREEVAVLAGVGASWYQWLEQGRDISVSPQVLDAVARVLKLSNAERRHLYLLAGLNPPAPEVAPEDRDMCEGLRRLIDTWMPYPAHIMDPYYNCVLYNDAAGMVLGMRPENTQNCLVDFFTDPLYRGRSHSWEQNACAVVAQFRASCAAAPDDEGLRELLAQLKEVSAEFVELWERRDIRAAGQIRKELDHPLVGLLCVESTAMKVPARPDLTIVLHTPLPEANTAAKLEWLASPEGRRGSMYPVAG; this is translated from the coding sequence ATGAGCCGGCGCGCCCGGGTCACGCCCACCGAGGCGGGGCTGCCCGACGGCGGGGCGCGGCGCCGCACGCCGGGCCTGCGCCGCGAGGAGGTCGCCGTGCTCGCCGGCGTGGGCGCCTCCTGGTACCAGTGGCTGGAGCAGGGACGGGACATCTCCGTCTCCCCGCAGGTCCTGGACGCCGTGGCCCGGGTGCTGAAGCTCAGCAACGCCGAGCGGCGCCATCTGTACCTTCTCGCCGGGCTGAACCCGCCCGCTCCCGAAGTCGCCCCCGAGGACCGGGACATGTGCGAGGGGCTGCGACGGCTGATCGACACCTGGATGCCGTATCCGGCGCACATCATGGACCCGTACTACAACTGCGTGCTCTACAACGACGCCGCGGGGATGGTCCTCGGCATGCGCCCCGAGAACACCCAGAACTGCCTCGTCGACTTCTTCACCGACCCCCTCTACCGGGGGCGCTCCCACTCCTGGGAGCAGAACGCGTGCGCGGTCGTCGCCCAGTTCCGGGCGTCCTGCGCGGCGGCGCCCGACGACGAGGGGCTGCGTGAGCTGCTGGCCCAGCTCAAGGAGGTCAGCGCCGAGTTCGTGGAGCTGTGGGAACGGCGGGACATCAGGGCGGCGGGGCAGATCCGCAAGGAGCTCGACCATCCGCTGGTCGGGCTGCTGTGCGTGGAGTCCACGGCGATGAAGGTGCCGGCCCGGCCCGACCTCACGATCGTGCTGCACACGCCGCTGCCCGAGGCGAACACCGCGGCGAAGCTGGAGTGGCTGGCCTCGCCGGAGGGGCGGCGGGGATCGATGTACCCCGTCGCCGGGTGA
- a CDS encoding PhoH family protein gives MTQTPTAQTSAQEQARAHFTVPAKHPMVTVLGSGDALLRVIEKAFPAADIHVRGNEISAVGDAGEVALVQRLFDEMMLVLRTGQPMTEDAVERSIAMLRASENGEGDGQETPAEVLTQNILSSRGRTIRPKTLNQKRYVDAIDKHTIVFGIGPAGTGKTYLAMAKAVQALQSKQVNRIILTRPAVEAGERLGFLPGTLYEKIDPYLRPLYDALHDMLDPDSIPRLMAAGTIEVAPLAYMRGRTLNDAFIILDEAQNTSAEQMKMFLTRLGFDSKIVVTGDVTQVDLPSGTKSGLRQVQDILEGLDDVHFSRLTSQDVVRHRLVGRIVDAYEKYDDENGTENGTHKGGRGKAVHKGK, from the coding sequence ATGACTCAGACACCCACAGCTCAGACCTCCGCGCAGGAGCAGGCCCGAGCGCATTTCACCGTCCCCGCCAAGCACCCCATGGTGACCGTGCTGGGTTCCGGAGACGCCCTCCTGCGCGTGATCGAGAAGGCCTTCCCGGCGGCCGACATCCATGTCCGGGGCAATGAGATCAGTGCGGTCGGCGACGCCGGTGAAGTCGCCCTCGTCCAGCGCCTGTTCGACGAGATGATGCTGGTGCTCCGCACGGGGCAGCCGATGACGGAGGACGCAGTGGAACGCTCGATCGCCATGCTCAGGGCGAGCGAGAACGGGGAGGGCGACGGCCAGGAGACTCCGGCCGAAGTGCTCACGCAGAACATCCTGTCCTCGCGCGGCCGCACCATCCGCCCCAAGACGCTCAACCAGAAGCGGTACGTCGACGCGATCGACAAGCACACGATCGTGTTCGGCATCGGCCCCGCCGGTACCGGCAAGACCTACCTCGCCATGGCCAAGGCCGTGCAGGCCCTCCAGTCCAAGCAGGTCAACCGCATCATCCTGACCCGGCCCGCGGTGGAGGCCGGAGAGCGCCTGGGATTCCTCCCCGGCACCCTCTACGAGAAGATCGACCCGTATCTGCGCCCGCTCTACGACGCGCTGCACGACATGCTCGACCCGGACTCGATCCCGCGGCTGATGGCAGCCGGGACGATCGAGGTCGCCCCGCTCGCCTACATGCGAGGCCGCACGCTGAACGACGCCTTCATCATCCTGGACGAGGCGCAGAACACGAGCGCCGAGCAGATGAAGATGTTCCTCACCCGCCTCGGCTTCGACTCGAAGATCGTGGTCACGGGTGACGTGACGCAGGTCGATCTCCCGAGCGGCACGAAGTCGGGTCTGCGCCAGGTGCAGGACATCCTGGAGGGCCTCGACGACGTCCACTTCTCGCGGCTCACCTCCCAGGATGTCGTCCGGCACAGGCTGGTCGGCCGTATCGTCGACGCGTACGAGAAGTACGACGACGAGAACGGCACCGAGAACGGCACCCACAAGGGCGGCCGCGGCAAGGCCGTACACAAGGGGAAGTAG
- a CDS encoding MFS transporter gives MAIDTTPSPVRPPQVTLGTRLSTRDKLVLFVLCAAQFMVALDFSVLNVALPVLGQDLGMSQSGLQWAVTAFALPSGGFLLLFGRIGDLYGRRRLFLTGLALFGTASLLATFAWDPASFLAGRALQGLAAAAIVPAGMSLLTTTFPEGPARDRALGVSGTLLSLGFTVGMVAGGVLTDVLSWRSTMGLLSVFALIVLPLAPGLLPESRTPDRPRLDFPGAVTVTGGLLSLIYALSTAADRGFGGADVIVTLVAGVLLLAAFVYVESRSRAPLVSLPMLRRRTVAWGNLGGLVTFSMMSTVVFVLTLYLQETLGLSAFETGLVFGVQGVMSAVAGVYAAKVIGRFGARRTLVGSLTGQGLFVAALLGLNAHPWSVWLAVVAVSLASMCHLGAIISYGLTVTSGVPNDEQGLATGLVTSTQQVGLTIGIPLLGVLATTSSDLLSGVHTVLALDAGIVLVAAVLVAVGLGRRKASGAVEAEALGLR, from the coding sequence ATGGCGATCGACACCACCCCCAGTCCCGTACGACCACCCCAAGTCACCCTCGGCACCCGGCTGTCGACGCGCGACAAACTCGTCCTCTTCGTCCTGTGCGCCGCCCAGTTCATGGTCGCGCTGGACTTCTCCGTACTGAACGTGGCGCTGCCCGTGCTCGGGCAGGACCTGGGCATGAGCCAGTCCGGCCTGCAGTGGGCGGTCACCGCGTTCGCGCTGCCGTCCGGCGGCTTCCTGCTCCTGTTCGGCCGCATCGGCGACCTCTACGGGCGCCGCAGGCTGTTCCTGACCGGTCTCGCCCTGTTCGGCACCGCCTCGCTGCTGGCGACCTTCGCCTGGGACCCCGCGTCGTTCCTGGCGGGCCGCGCCCTGCAGGGCCTGGCAGCCGCGGCGATCGTCCCGGCAGGCATGTCGCTGCTCACCACGACCTTCCCGGAGGGCCCGGCCCGCGACCGCGCCCTCGGCGTCTCCGGGACGCTGCTCTCGCTCGGCTTCACGGTCGGCATGGTGGCGGGCGGTGTCCTGACAGACGTGCTGAGCTGGCGCTCCACGATGGGTCTGCTGTCGGTGTTCGCGCTGATCGTGCTGCCGCTGGCCCCCGGCCTGCTGCCCGAGTCACGCACCCCGGACCGCCCGCGCCTGGACTTCCCCGGCGCGGTCACCGTCACCGGCGGCCTGCTCTCCCTGATCTACGCCCTCTCCACCGCGGCCGACCGCGGCTTCGGCGGCGCGGACGTCATCGTGACGCTCGTCGCGGGGGTGCTCCTGCTGGCGGCCTTCGTGTACGTCGAGTCGCGCAGCCGGGCGCCCCTGGTCTCGCTGCCCATGCTGCGCCGCCGCACGGTGGCGTGGGGCAACCTGGGCGGTCTGGTCACCTTCTCGATGATGTCGACGGTCGTCTTCGTCCTGACCCTCTACCTCCAGGAGACCCTGGGCCTGTCGGCCTTCGAGACGGGCCTGGTCTTCGGCGTGCAGGGCGTCATGTCGGCGGTCGCCGGCGTGTACGCCGCCAAGGTCATCGGCCGTTTCGGCGCCCGCCGCACGCTGGTCGGCTCGCTCACCGGTCAGGGCCTGTTCGTGGCGGCGCTGCTGGGCCTGAACGCGCACCCCTGGTCCGTCTGGCTCGCGGTGGTCGCGGTCTCGCTGGCCAGCATGTGCCACCTCGGCGCGATCATCTCGTACGGCCTCACGGTCACCTCGGGCGTCCCGAACGACGAGCAGGGCCTGGCCACGGGCCTGGTGACCTCCACCCAGCAGGTCGGCCTCACCATCGGCATCCCGCTGCTCGGCGTCCTCGCCACCACGTCCTCGGACCTGCTGTCCGGCGTGCACACGGTGCTGGCCCTGGACGCGGGGATCGTACTGGTGGCTGCGGTGCTGGTCGCGGTGGGGCTGGGGCGGCGGAAGGCCTCAGGGGCGGTCGAGGCGGAGGCGCTCGGCCTTCGGTAG
- the ybeY gene encoding rRNA maturation RNase YbeY: MSIDVNNESGTEVDEQAILDIARYALARMRIHPLSELSVIVVDADAMEQLHIQWMDLPGPTDVMSFPMDELRPPTKDDDEPPQGLLGDIVLCPEVAEQQGKDAETQHSMDEELQLLTVHGVLHLLGYDHEEPDEKAEMFGLQAAIVDGWRAEKGLTGPSPAPTVS, from the coding sequence ATGTCGATCGACGTCAACAACGAGTCCGGAACCGAGGTCGACGAGCAGGCGATCCTCGACATCGCCCGCTACGCGCTCGCGCGGATGCGCATCCACCCGCTCTCCGAGCTCTCGGTGATCGTCGTGGACGCCGACGCCATGGAACAGCTGCACATCCAGTGGATGGACCTGCCCGGTCCGACGGACGTCATGTCCTTCCCGATGGACGAACTGCGTCCGCCGACGAAGGACGACGACGAGCCGCCGCAGGGCCTGCTCGGCGACATCGTCCTCTGCCCGGAGGTCGCCGAACAGCAGGGCAAGGACGCCGAGACGCAGCACTCCATGGACGAGGAGCTCCAGCTCCTCACCGTCCACGGAGTGCTGCACCTCCTCGGCTACGACCACGAGGAGCCCGACGAGAAGGCCGAGATGTTCGGCCTCCAGGCGGCCATCGTGGACGGCTGGCGCGCGGAGAAGGGCCTCACCGGGCCGTCCCCGGCCCCGACCGTGTCATGA
- a CDS encoding glucarate dehydratase family protein produces MNLTITDVRLTPILVADPPLLNTQGVHQPYTPRLIVEVVTADGVTGVGETYGDSKYLELARPFAERLVGRQVSDLNGLFGLADEVAVDQSRVENQVDVGGLRGVQTADKLRLSVVSGFEVACLDALGKALGLPVHALLGGKVRDAVEYSAYLFYKWAGHPEGVAAEKDDWGAAVDPAGVVEQARKFTERYGFTSFKLKGGVFPPDEEIAAVRALAEAFPGHPLRLDPNGAWSVETSVKVAEAIGDVLEYLEDPALGTPAMAEVAARTSVPLATNMCVTTFGEIEEAFTKDAVQVVLSDHHYWGGLRNTRELAAVCRTFGVAISMHSNTHLGISLAAMTHVASTVPDLHHACDSHYPWQSEDVLTERLVFEGGSVVVSDAPGLGVELDRDKLAFLHRRWLDDDGSLRDRDDAAAMRIADPEWVTPAVPRW; encoded by the coding sequence GTGAACCTCACCATCACCGACGTACGGCTGACGCCGATCCTGGTCGCCGACCCGCCCCTCCTCAACACGCAGGGCGTGCACCAGCCGTACACCCCACGGCTGATCGTGGAGGTGGTGACGGCCGACGGAGTCACCGGAGTCGGTGAGACCTACGGCGACAGCAAGTACCTGGAGCTGGCGCGGCCGTTCGCCGAGCGGCTCGTCGGGCGCCAAGTGTCCGATCTGAACGGGCTGTTCGGCCTGGCCGACGAGGTGGCCGTCGATCAGTCGCGGGTCGAGAACCAGGTCGACGTGGGCGGACTGCGGGGTGTGCAGACCGCCGACAAGCTGCGGCTGTCCGTCGTCTCCGGGTTCGAGGTCGCCTGTCTGGACGCGCTCGGCAAGGCGCTCGGGCTGCCCGTGCACGCACTGCTCGGCGGCAAGGTGCGCGACGCCGTGGAGTACAGCGCGTACCTCTTCTACAAGTGGGCCGGCCATCCGGAAGGCGTCGCCGCCGAGAAGGACGACTGGGGCGCGGCCGTCGATCCCGCCGGAGTCGTCGAGCAGGCGCGGAAGTTCACCGAGCGGTACGGGTTCACCTCGTTCAAGCTCAAGGGCGGTGTCTTCCCGCCGGACGAGGAGATCGCCGCCGTACGGGCACTCGCCGAGGCCTTCCCAGGGCATCCGCTGCGGCTCGACCCCAACGGTGCCTGGTCCGTGGAGACTTCGGTGAAGGTCGCCGAGGCGATCGGGGACGTCCTCGAATACCTGGAGGATCCCGCGCTCGGTACGCCGGCGATGGCGGAGGTCGCGGCGCGTACGTCCGTGCCGCTCGCCACCAACATGTGCGTGACGACCTTCGGCGAGATCGAGGAGGCGTTCACGAAGGATGCCGTACAGGTCGTCCTCTCCGACCATCATTACTGGGGCGGGCTGCGCAACACCCGTGAACTGGCCGCCGTTTGCCGGACGTTCGGCGTCGCCATCTCCATGCACTCCAACACCCATCTCGGGATCAGCCTCGCCGCCATGACCCATGTCGCGTCCACGGTGCCCGATCTCCACCACGCCTGCGACTCCCACTACCCCTGGCAGTCAGAGGACGTACTGACGGAGCGGCTCGTTTTCGAGGGCGGGTCCGTCGTCGTGTCCGACGCACCCGGTCTCGGGGTCGAACTCGATCGCGACAAGCTGGCGTTCCTGCACCGGCGGTGGCTGGACGACGACGGTTCGCTGCGGGACCGGGACGACGCGGCGGCGATGCGGATCGCCGACCCCGAGTGGGTCACCCCGGCCGTTCCCCGCTGGTAG